From Rhodococcus sp. B7740, one genomic window encodes:
- a CDS encoding pyridoxamine 5'-phosphate oxidase family protein has product MTTWNDFSTAAPNLASAVQARFTAHKHHVLATLRADGSPRVSGTEVEFADSGVLRLGSMLGAVKARDLQRDGRFALHSNPGHHSMEGGDAKIGGRAVEITDPAVLQPIFDAAPGELVPYHVFDLDITEVVLTSLVDDHMQIDVWRPGSEVHTVTR; this is encoded by the coding sequence ATGACGACGTGGAACGACTTCTCGACAGCCGCCCCGAACCTGGCCTCGGCAGTGCAGGCCAGGTTCACCGCCCACAAACACCACGTACTCGCCACCCTTCGGGCGGACGGCTCACCGCGCGTGAGCGGCACCGAGGTCGAGTTCGCCGACAGCGGTGTGCTGCGCCTCGGTTCGATGCTGGGGGCAGTCAAAGCACGAGATCTGCAGCGCGACGGACGGTTCGCGCTGCACAGCAATCCGGGTCACCATTCGATGGAGGGCGGGGACGCGAAGATCGGCGGCCGTGCCGTCGAGATCACCGATCCTGCTGTGCTGCAACCGATATTCGACGCCGCACCGGGTGAACTGGTGCCGTACCACGTGTTCGACCTCGACATCACCGAGGTCGTCCTGACGTCACTGGTGGACGATCACATGCAGATCGACGTGTGGCGTCCCGGCTCCGAGGTGCACACCGTCACCAGGTGA
- a CDS encoding CaiB/BaiF CoA transferase family protein yields the protein MSNTGGPLAGLRVVELAGIGPGPHAALLLADLGADVVRVQRAGQISAHDHQLRSRTIVEANLKDPADIEKVLGLVERADVLIEGFRPGVTERLGLGPDDALARNPRLVYGRMTGWGQQGPWAQTAGHDINYISVTGVLNAIGREGERPVPPLNMVGDFGGGSMFLVFGIMAALYERQNSGQGQVVDAAMVDGTAALSHMIWAWRGVGAWSDDRGTNLLDTGAPFYDTYETSDGQYMAVGSLEPQFYAQLLTGLGLADADLPRQMDKSRWPELRERFTSTFLSKTRDEWAAIFDGTDACVSPVLTFAEAPNHPHMKDRDSLIDIGGVTQHRPAPRFSRTENGVPTPPPAEATDIASVWV from the coding sequence GTGTCGAACACTGGTGGACCACTCGCAGGGCTTCGCGTGGTCGAACTCGCGGGCATCGGGCCCGGCCCGCACGCCGCACTGCTGCTGGCCGACCTCGGCGCAGACGTCGTACGCGTCCAGCGTGCCGGGCAGATCTCTGCCCACGACCACCAGCTGCGCAGCCGCACCATCGTCGAGGCCAACCTCAAGGATCCGGCCGACATCGAGAAGGTGCTCGGTCTCGTCGAACGCGCCGACGTGCTGATCGAGGGCTTCCGACCCGGCGTCACCGAACGCCTCGGCCTCGGACCCGACGACGCCCTGGCCCGCAACCCACGCCTGGTCTACGGCCGCATGACCGGCTGGGGCCAGCAAGGCCCGTGGGCGCAGACCGCAGGCCACGACATCAACTACATCTCCGTCACCGGCGTGCTGAACGCGATCGGTCGCGAGGGCGAGCGCCCCGTGCCGCCGCTGAACATGGTCGGCGACTTCGGCGGGGGCTCGATGTTCCTCGTCTTCGGCATCATGGCGGCGCTCTACGAGCGCCAGAACTCCGGACAGGGCCAGGTGGTCGACGCGGCCATGGTCGACGGCACCGCCGCACTCTCGCACATGATCTGGGCCTGGCGTGGTGTCGGAGCCTGGAGCGACGACCGTGGCACCAACCTGCTCGATACCGGCGCACCGTTCTACGACACGTACGAAACCTCCGACGGCCAGTACATGGCGGTCGGCTCGCTCGAGCCACAGTTCTACGCCCAGCTGCTCACCGGCCTCGGCCTCGCCGATGCGGACCTCCCGCGGCAGATGGACAAGTCGCGCTGGCCCGAGCTGCGCGAGAGATTCACTTCGACGTTCCTGTCCAAGACCCGCGACGAATGGGCCGCGATCTTCGACGGCACCGACGCTTGCGTATCGCCGGTCCTCACCTTCGCCGAGGCCCCGAACCATCCGCACATGAAGGACCGCGACTCCCTCATCGACATCGGCGGCGTCACCCAGCACCGCCCGGCACCGCGCTTCTCCCGCACCGAAAACGGAGTCCCGACGCCACCGCCCGCCGAAGCAACCGACATCGCGTCGGTCTGGGTCTGA
- a CDS encoding LGFP repeat-containing protein, with protein MLEFTHATVFALPEGGAHEVHGPILDWYLGHGGPYGALGYPISNERPTPTGSGRYNLFQRGAIGWLPEVGAFTIGGRHEESDVTPGPEAELVSAVDAPINALGISA; from the coding sequence ATGCTCGAATTCACGCACGCTACCGTCTTCGCGCTTCCCGAGGGTGGCGCGCACGAAGTGCACGGTCCGATCCTCGACTGGTACCTCGGTCACGGGGGACCCTATGGCGCACTTGGCTATCCGATCAGCAACGAGCGTCCGACACCCACCGGATCCGGTCGCTACAACCTCTTTCAACGCGGAGCTATCGGGTGGTTGCCGGAGGTGGGTGCATTCACCATCGGTGGTCGGCACGAGGAATCCGATGTGACTCCGGGCCCGGAAGCTGAATTGGTGTCGGCGGTGGACGCTCCAATCAACGCACTCGGTATTTCTGCCTGA
- a CDS encoding DUF456 domain-containing protein — translation MSVLGEVLVGLVILVGLVGIVVPILPGTILIFAAVAVWAWVTGGAAAWTVFAIATVLLVLSGVVKYTWPGRRMREAGVPMRSLMIGGLLGIVGFFVIPVVGLFVGFIAGVYVAEVPRHRNHSEAWRSTVHATKAAGLSILVELFGALLASAVWLGGAVLV, via the coding sequence ATGAGCGTGCTCGGTGAGGTCCTGGTCGGCCTGGTGATTCTGGTCGGCCTCGTCGGTATCGTCGTCCCGATTCTGCCGGGCACCATCTTGATCTTCGCGGCCGTCGCCGTGTGGGCGTGGGTCACCGGCGGAGCCGCCGCCTGGACGGTGTTCGCGATCGCGACGGTGTTGTTGGTTCTGAGCGGCGTCGTGAAGTACACCTGGCCGGGCCGGCGCATGCGGGAGGCCGGAGTGCCGATGCGATCGTTGATGATCGGCGGACTGCTCGGCATCGTCGGATTCTTCGTCATCCCCGTCGTCGGACTGTTCGTCGGCTTCATCGCCGGCGTTTACGTCGCCGAGGTGCCCAGGCATCGCAATCATTCCGAGGCATGGAGATCGACCGTGCACGCCACCAAGGCGGCAGGACTGTCCATCCTGGTGGAGCTGTTCGGCGCGTTGCTCGCCTCGGCGGTGTGGCTCGGGGGAGCCGTGCTCGTATAG
- the purT gene encoding formate-dependent phosphoribosylglycinamide formyltransferase, whose translation MTAPDPVRIGTPLTPGATRVMLLGSGELGKEVIIAFQRLGVEVIAVDRYDNAPGHQVAHHAFTIDMSNPEELLALIDSQQPDFVVPEIEAIATDALAEVEARGRSVVIPTARATQLTMNREGIRRLAAEELGLPTSPYAFADSLEDVREALSTIGFPAVLKPVMSSSGKGQSVVRSEDDVEAAWDYALKGGRVDLGRVIVEGFVDFDYEITLLTVRASDGTSFCEPIGHLQESGDYIESWQPQPMSDAALAGARDVAERITTALGGRGLFGVELFVQGDNVYFSEVSPRPHDTGLVTLRTQRFSEFELHARAVLGLPIDTTLLSPGASAVIYGGVDADGIHFEGVADALAVPETDLRLFGKPTSFVRRRMGVAVSTASDIETARSRAREAAGKVRPVV comes from the coding sequence GTGACTGCCCCAGATCCCGTCCGTATCGGTACACCGCTCACTCCCGGGGCCACCCGGGTGATGCTGCTCGGCTCGGGTGAGCTGGGCAAAGAGGTGATCATCGCGTTCCAGCGCCTCGGCGTCGAGGTGATCGCCGTCGATCGCTACGACAACGCCCCTGGTCATCAGGTGGCTCATCACGCGTTCACGATCGACATGAGCAACCCCGAAGAACTACTGGCGCTGATCGATTCGCAGCAGCCGGATTTCGTGGTGCCGGAGATCGAGGCCATCGCGACCGATGCCCTGGCCGAGGTCGAAGCGCGGGGCAGGAGTGTGGTGATCCCGACGGCGCGCGCGACGCAGTTGACCATGAACCGTGAGGGCATCAGGCGTCTCGCCGCCGAGGAGCTCGGGCTGCCGACGTCACCGTACGCCTTCGCCGATTCGCTGGAAGACGTACGAGAAGCGTTGTCCACCATCGGCTTTCCTGCCGTGCTCAAGCCCGTCATGTCCTCGTCGGGCAAGGGGCAGTCCGTCGTGCGCAGCGAGGACGACGTCGAAGCGGCGTGGGACTACGCCCTGAAGGGCGGCCGCGTCGACCTCGGCCGTGTCATCGTCGAGGGATTCGTCGATTTCGATTACGAGATAACACTTCTCACCGTTCGAGCGAGCGACGGAACTTCGTTCTGCGAGCCGATCGGGCACCTGCAGGAATCCGGCGACTACATCGAATCCTGGCAACCACAACCGATGTCCGACGCGGCCCTGGCCGGTGCGCGCGACGTCGCCGAGCGCATCACGACGGCGCTCGGTGGGCGTGGGTTGTTCGGTGTCGAACTGTTCGTGCAGGGCGACAACGTGTACTTCTCCGAGGTCAGTCCGCGGCCGCACGATACGGGCCTGGTGACGCTTCGTACGCAACGGTTCTCGGAGTTCGAGCTGCATGCCCGCGCCGTTCTGGGTCTGCCGATCGACACGACGCTGCTGTCGCCCGGTGCGTCGGCGGTGATCTACGGCGGTGTCGACGCGGACGGCATTCACTTCGAGGGCGTCGCCGATGCGCTGGCCGTCCCCGAGACCGACCTGCGCCTGTTCGGCAAGCCGACGAGCTTCGTCCGACGCCGGATGGGCGTCGCGGTGTCGACGGCCTCGGACATCGAGACGGCACGGAGCAGGGCCCGCGAGGCAGCAGGCAAGGTTCGTCCTGTCGTCTGA
- a CDS encoding adenylosuccinate synthase, with translation MPAIVLIGAQWGDEGKGKATDLFGERLQWVVRYQGGNNAGHTVVLPNGDKFALHLIPSGILTAGVKNVIGNGVVVDPGVLLTELDGLEKRDVDTTNLLLSADAHLIMPYHVAIDKVTERFLGAKKIGTTGRGIGPCYQDKLARVGVRAADVLDEKILTQKVEAALEFKNQVLSKIYNRRALDSQQVVDEVLEQAEGFKHRITDTRLQLNLALERGETILLEGSQGTLLDVDHGTYPYVTSSNPTAGGASVGSGIGPNKIGTVLGILKAYTTRVGSGPFPTELFDNHGEYLAKQGGEVGVTTGRARRTGWFDAVIARYATRVNGITDYFLTKLDVLSSLDTVPICVAYDVDGVRHDEMPMTQTGFHHAKPIYEEMPGWWEDISGARTFEELPINAQNYVLRLEELSGAYMSCIGVGPGRDETIVRRDILR, from the coding sequence ATGCCGGCGATAGTCCTGATCGGCGCCCAGTGGGGCGACGAGGGCAAAGGCAAAGCCACCGACCTTTTCGGTGAACGACTTCAGTGGGTCGTTCGCTACCAGGGCGGCAACAACGCCGGCCACACCGTGGTTCTCCCGAACGGCGACAAGTTCGCGCTGCACCTGATCCCGTCGGGAATCCTCACAGCCGGCGTGAAGAACGTCATCGGCAACGGCGTCGTCGTCGACCCGGGTGTGCTGCTCACCGAACTCGACGGCCTGGAAAAGCGTGACGTCGACACCACGAACCTGCTGCTCAGCGCCGATGCGCACCTGATCATGCCGTACCACGTGGCCATCGACAAGGTGACCGAACGCTTCCTCGGAGCCAAGAAGATCGGAACCACCGGCCGCGGCATCGGGCCGTGCTACCAGGACAAGCTCGCTCGTGTCGGCGTCCGGGCAGCCGATGTGCTCGACGAGAAGATCCTGACCCAAAAGGTCGAGGCTGCACTGGAATTCAAGAACCAGGTGCTCTCGAAGATCTATAACCGGCGGGCGCTGGACTCGCAGCAGGTCGTCGACGAGGTGCTCGAGCAGGCCGAGGGCTTCAAGCACCGCATCACCGACACCAGGCTGCAGCTGAACCTGGCTCTCGAGCGCGGTGAGACGATTCTGCTCGAGGGATCGCAGGGCACTCTGCTCGACGTCGATCACGGCACGTACCCGTACGTCACGTCCTCCAACCCGACGGCGGGCGGCGCATCGGTCGGTTCCGGCATCGGCCCCAACAAGATCGGGACGGTCCTCGGCATCCTGAAGGCCTACACGACGCGTGTCGGCTCGGGCCCGTTCCCGACGGAGCTGTTCGACAATCACGGTGAATACCTGGCCAAGCAGGGCGGCGAGGTTGGCGTCACCACCGGGCGGGCACGACGCACGGGCTGGTTCGACGCCGTCATCGCGCGGTACGCCACCCGCGTCAACGGCATCACCGATTACTTCCTGACCAAGCTCGACGTGCTCTCGAGTCTGGACACGGTGCCCATCTGTGTCGCGTACGACGTCGACGGCGTCCGCCACGACGAGATGCCGATGACGCAGACCGGTTTCCATCATGCGAAGCCGATCTACGAAGAGATGCCCGGTTGGTGGGAAGACATCTCCGGTGCCCGCACGTTCGAGGAACTGCCGATCAACGCGCAGAACTACGTCCTGCGTCTCGAGGAGCTCTCGGGGGCGTACATGTCGTGCATCGGAGTCGGACCGGGCCGCGACGAAACCATCGTCCGCCGGGACATCCTGAGGTAG
- a CDS encoding site-2 protease family protein has translation MTVPVRRSPVLPSPVFVAVLAVAGVGGALAWTAEDVTSLTARLGVFVLVLAGWIASVCLHEFGHAYTAFRAGDREVELRGYLTLNPLKYTHPLLSIVLPVLFIAIGGIGLPGGAVYLRTDRFSASTQRRIALAGPFANAVVAVVLLIVIRMFGTDGTHQAFWYGLSFLAFLQIMATILNLIPVPGLDGYAALEPSLSPATRASLNQFKGYGILVLVALLFVPAVNSAFFGAIYTLFGLSGVPEFFAGNGNYLMRFWL, from the coding sequence ATGACCGTTCCGGTACGCCGCAGTCCCGTTCTGCCGAGCCCGGTGTTCGTGGCCGTTCTCGCCGTCGCAGGAGTGGGCGGCGCGCTGGCGTGGACAGCGGAGGACGTCACCTCTCTCACCGCCCGACTCGGGGTGTTCGTGCTGGTGCTCGCCGGGTGGATCGCCTCGGTGTGCCTGCACGAATTCGGGCACGCGTACACCGCATTTCGGGCCGGCGACCGCGAAGTCGAACTCCGCGGCTATCTGACGCTCAACCCGCTCAAGTACACCCACCCGTTGCTCTCGATCGTGCTGCCGGTGCTGTTCATCGCGATCGGCGGAATCGGGCTTCCGGGCGGTGCCGTGTACCTGCGAACCGACCGATTCTCGGCGTCGACTCAGCGGCGCATCGCTCTCGCCGGACCGTTCGCCAACGCCGTTGTCGCCGTGGTCCTTCTGATCGTCATTCGGATGTTCGGCACCGACGGCACCCATCAGGCCTTCTGGTACGGGCTCAGCTTCCTGGCGTTCCTGCAGATCATGGCCACGATCCTGAACCTGATTCCGGTGCCCGGACTCGACGGATACGCCGCACTCGAACCCTCGCTCTCACCCGCCACCCGCGCCTCGCTGAACCAGTTCAAGGGTTACGGAATCCTCGTTCTCGTCGCGTTGCTGTTCGTGCCCGCGGTCAATTCCGCCTTCTTCGGGGCGATCTACACCCTGTTCGGGCTGTCCGGTGTTCCCGAGTTCTTCGCAGGCAACGGAAACTACCTGATGCGATTCTGGCTGTGA
- a CDS encoding methylated-DNA--[protein]-cysteine S-methyltransferase, translating to MPSSTLFDTSIGRCGIAWTDDGVLAVALPEPSDEAMLDYLNRFGAAAGPVDALAADAIARIVDLLDGRTVDMSPIPLVLDISEFDASVYTVCSSIPRGATLTYGDIARRLGHPGAAQAVGGALGRNPVPIIVPCHRVLGAGTEVGGFSAPGGANTKQKILGIEGVPGFDEPTLF from the coding sequence ATGCCGAGCAGCACGCTCTTCGACACCTCCATCGGCCGTTGCGGAATCGCCTGGACCGACGACGGCGTGCTCGCAGTCGCCCTGCCCGAGCCGTCGGACGAGGCGATGCTGGACTATCTGAACCGCTTCGGCGCAGCAGCAGGGCCTGTCGATGCGTTGGCGGCCGACGCGATCGCGCGAATTGTCGACCTGCTCGATGGACGGACAGTCGACATGAGCCCGATTCCGCTGGTCCTCGACATCTCGGAGTTCGACGCCTCGGTCTACACCGTGTGCAGCAGCATTCCCCGGGGCGCGACACTCACCTACGGCGACATTGCCCGCCGACTCGGCCACCCCGGTGCAGCCCAGGCCGTAGGCGGCGCGTTGGGACGCAACCCTGTGCCGATCATCGTGCCGTGCCATCGGGTACTCGGCGCAGGCACGGAAGTCGGCGGCTTCTCGGCACCGGGTGGCGCGAACACCAAACAGAAAATACTCGGCATCGAAGGCGTCCCAGGATTCGACGAGCCGACATTGTTCTGA
- a CDS encoding cation diffusion facilitator family transporter, whose protein sequence is MGAGHGHSHGVGGHTPAGAGPPRSRVRKMIVALAILVVFLVVEATVAVAIGSLGLLADAGHMLTDVLGMTMGLIALVLARKGSAAAARTFGWHRAEVLTAIANAVLLLGVAAFIMYEAISRIGDAPEIPGVPLILTATAGLAANIVVMLLIRGDAKDSLAVRGAYMEVLADAVGSVGVLVAGVLMVVFGWTWADIVVGVLISLWVIPRAIKLAGSALRILTQASPGHVDVDALTGDLSALPGVTGVHDLHVWTLTTGMDVATVHLECEGSSSMVLDRARSLLSAYGLDHATVQVEPTAHGRTCKEELTW, encoded by the coding sequence ATGGGCGCGGGTCACGGGCACAGCCACGGCGTGGGCGGACACACGCCTGCGGGTGCGGGGCCACCCAGGTCCCGCGTTCGCAAGATGATCGTCGCCCTCGCGATCCTGGTGGTGTTTCTCGTCGTCGAGGCGACCGTCGCCGTCGCGATCGGCTCGCTGGGCCTGCTCGCCGACGCGGGCCACATGCTCACCGATGTGCTCGGCATGACGATGGGCTTGATCGCACTCGTGCTCGCCCGCAAGGGAAGTGCCGCAGCGGCAAGGACTTTCGGCTGGCATCGGGCGGAAGTGTTGACCGCCATCGCCAATGCCGTTCTGCTGCTCGGTGTTGCGGCGTTCATCATGTACGAGGCGATCTCGCGCATCGGCGACGCTCCCGAAATCCCCGGTGTTCCGTTGATTCTCACTGCGACAGCCGGTCTCGCGGCCAATATCGTCGTCATGCTGCTCATTCGCGGCGACGCCAAGGACTCCCTGGCCGTCCGCGGTGCGTACATGGAGGTTCTGGCCGATGCGGTCGGCAGCGTCGGGGTGCTCGTCGCCGGCGTGCTGATGGTCGTGTTCGGGTGGACCTGGGCAGACATCGTCGTCGGTGTCCTGATCTCCCTGTGGGTGATCCCGCGCGCGATCAAGCTCGCCGGCTCGGCACTGCGCATTCTCACCCAGGCCAGTCCGGGGCACGTCGACGTCGACGCATTGACCGGCGACCTGAGCGCGCTACCGGGCGTGACGGGGGTTCACGACCTGCACGTGTGGACGCTGACCACCGGAATGGACGTGGCGACAGTGCATCTCGAGTGCGAGGGGTCGTCGTCGATGGTGCTCGATCGCGCCCGGTCGTTGCTGTCCGCCTACGGTCTCGACCACGCCACGGTCCAGGTCGAACCCACCGCGCACGGCCGGACCTGCAAGGAAGAGCTCACCTGGTGA
- a CDS encoding amidohydrolase family protein, whose translation MFDAHLHIIDPAFPLIENHGFLPDPYTVSNYLYDVDGLGITGGAVVSGSFQGTDQTYLLAALKTLGRGWVGVTQIDPECSDEDIVALDDAGVRGMRFNLKRGETDVQMLTTQARRVHELVGWHAELYVDASLLLSLEPILAKLPAVSIDHLGLSTQGLPYLLDLVDRGVRVKATGFGRVDLDIIDTLQKIHRVNPAALMFGTDLPGTRAPRPFSETDIDIISHAVGGDLPAVLDGNARAWYRVS comes from the coding sequence GTGTTCGACGCCCACCTACACATCATCGACCCCGCGTTTCCGCTCATCGAGAACCACGGTTTCCTGCCCGATCCGTACACCGTCTCGAACTACCTCTACGACGTCGACGGGCTCGGTATCACCGGTGGCGCAGTGGTCTCGGGATCGTTCCAGGGCACCGACCAGACCTACCTGCTCGCGGCGTTGAAGACCCTGGGGCGTGGCTGGGTGGGCGTCACTCAGATCGATCCGGAGTGCTCCGACGAGGACATCGTCGCGCTGGACGACGCGGGTGTCCGCGGAATGCGTTTCAACCTCAAGCGCGGCGAGACGGACGTCCAGATGCTCACCACCCAGGCGCGGCGCGTGCACGAACTGGTGGGGTGGCACGCCGAGCTGTACGTCGACGCGTCCCTGCTGCTCTCCCTCGAACCCATCCTCGCGAAGCTGCCGGCCGTGAGCATCGACCACCTGGGACTGTCGACGCAGGGCCTGCCGTATCTGCTCGACCTCGTCGACCGCGGAGTACGCGTCAAGGCAACGGGATTCGGCCGGGTGGACCTCGACATCATCGACACTCTGCAGAAGATTCATCGCGTGAATCCGGCAGCGTTGATGTTCGGCACCGATCTACCGGGCACCCGCGCCCCGCGTCCGTTCTCGGAGACCGACATCGACATCATTTCTCACGCCGTCGGCGGCGATCTCCCGGCGGTTCTCGACGGCAACGCCCGGGCTTGGTATCGGGTCTCCTGA
- a CDS encoding FUSC family protein, whose translation MSLLPIIQCALAAGVAWFVATDIVGHESPFFAPIAAVVSLGVSLGARLRRSAELVVGVTVGIGIGDLLISLIGSGPWQIALVVVLAMSAAVFLDGGPIIAMQAGSSAVLVATLIPPGNMGGPNRMVDALVGGLVGIAIVALIPTHPVWRARKDAASVLATAASVLQKVADGLVANDPKPIEEALRKARATQSGIDALRTDLKGGREIARISPMYWNHRNRLASLAATADPIDNAVRNIRVLARRSLTLVRDDEILDPRVVDEVEKLAHAVEVLRQMILADPGQKPDAAEAARVLRSVAAGAKPELISNAGLSATVVLAQLRSIIVDLLQVAGLKRISALATLPPTVKHPHVPPEL comes from the coding sequence TGGTTCGTGGCGACGGACATCGTCGGTCACGAGAGCCCGTTCTTCGCTCCGATCGCCGCTGTCGTCTCGCTCGGCGTCTCGCTCGGTGCTCGCCTGCGCCGATCGGCCGAGCTCGTCGTCGGAGTGACGGTGGGCATCGGCATCGGGGATCTGCTCATTTCGCTGATCGGTAGCGGGCCGTGGCAGATCGCTCTGGTCGTGGTGCTGGCGATGTCGGCAGCGGTGTTCCTCGACGGCGGGCCGATCATCGCGATGCAGGCCGGATCGTCCGCGGTGCTGGTGGCCACGCTCATCCCGCCCGGCAACATGGGTGGCCCCAACCGCATGGTCGACGCGTTGGTCGGTGGTCTGGTGGGCATCGCGATCGTGGCGTTGATCCCGACGCACCCGGTGTGGCGGGCCCGCAAGGATGCGGCGAGTGTGTTGGCCACGGCTGCGAGTGTGTTGCAGAAGGTGGCCGACGGCTTGGTGGCGAACGATCCCAAGCCGATCGAGGAGGCGCTACGTAAGGCGCGTGCGACGCAGTCGGGTATCGATGCTCTGCGAACCGATCTCAAGGGCGGCCGAGAGATCGCGCGAATCTCGCCGATGTACTGGAATCACCGCAACCGTCTGGCGTCGCTGGCGGCGACGGCCGATCCCATCGACAACGCCGTCCGCAACATTCGGGTGCTCGCGCGACGGTCGCTGACGCTGGTGCGCGACGACGAGATCCTCGATCCGCGCGTCGTCGACGAAGTGGAGAAATTGGCGCATGCGGTGGAGGTCCTGCGGCAGATGATCCTTGCCGATCCGGGGCAGAAGCCGGATGCGGCGGAGGCGGCACGAGTGTTGCGGTCGGTGGCGGCCGGTGCCAAACCGGAGTTGATCTCGAACGCCGGTCTGTCGGCAACGGTGGTCCTGGCACAGTTGCGCTCGATCATCGTCGACCTGCTGCAGGTCGCCGGGCTCAAACGTATTTCTGCGTTGGCGACGCTTCCGCCGACGGTGAAGCACCCGCACGTCCCGCCGGAGTTGTGA
- the yczR gene encoding MocR-like transcription factor YczR, whose amino-acid sequence MASRVLNATSLARDLGSWRGDASSDGSGRRKASRPTYRALADGVRLLIHDGRIPLGVGLPSERDLSAALDLSRTTITSSYSVLRDEGYLISKQGSRSTVALPAVPTPNGMLIQSTSPSGPVVDMSHAAMAAADGTMTAAYESALQALPTYLPTHGMEPIGLAVLREAIAQRFVERGLPTTADQIMVTSGAQQAVRLLLGTLTSPGDRVLIDHPTYPNALEAIRRVGARPVPVPVRPADGDWDLDGIRSAARQTAAKVAYLIPDFHNPTGQVLGAEGRAELARITRDTRMTLIVDETMVDLWLDAPPPPPVASFGRVSGSDIVTIGSASKSFWGGLRIGWIRAHPSLVSQLAGSRAAHDLGTSIMDQLASSFLLQDAEPALELRRSHLRERRDVLEEALAEHLPDWRYRRSEGGMSLWLQLPAPVSSALAATAPAFGAILAAGPRFGVEGAFERYLRLPYTREPQELRAAVMATAAAYRALAPSAESEQPALVF is encoded by the coding sequence ATGGCTTCGAGAGTCCTCAATGCAACGTCACTGGCCCGCGATCTCGGCAGCTGGCGCGGCGACGCGTCCTCGGACGGATCCGGGAGGCGCAAGGCGTCGCGTCCGACGTATCGCGCATTGGCCGATGGCGTTCGACTGCTGATTCACGACGGTCGCATTCCGCTCGGCGTCGGTCTGCCCAGTGAGCGTGATCTGTCCGCGGCTCTCGATCTCAGTCGTACCACCATCACGTCCTCGTACTCGGTGCTGCGAGACGAGGGTTATCTGATCAGTAAGCAGGGATCACGCAGTACCGTCGCTCTGCCTGCTGTGCCCACCCCCAACGGAATGTTGATTCAGTCGACATCGCCTTCGGGTCCGGTGGTGGACATGTCTCACGCAGCGATGGCAGCAGCGGACGGCACCATGACCGCGGCGTACGAGTCTGCGCTGCAAGCACTTCCGACCTATCTTCCGACGCACGGCATGGAGCCCATCGGTCTGGCGGTGTTGCGGGAGGCCATCGCGCAACGCTTCGTCGAGCGTGGCCTGCCGACGACGGCCGACCAGATCATGGTCACTTCCGGTGCGCAGCAAGCAGTTCGGCTCCTGCTGGGTACCTTGACCTCGCCCGGCGATCGGGTGCTGATCGATCACCCGACCTATCCCAACGCCCTCGAAGCGATCAGGCGAGTGGGTGCCCGTCCCGTACCGGTGCCGGTACGTCCGGCCGACGGCGACTGGGATCTCGACGGGATACGCAGTGCAGCACGGCAAACGGCAGCCAAGGTTGCGTACCTGATTCCGGACTTCCACAATCCAACCGGGCAGGTGCTCGGTGCCGAGGGGCGGGCCGAACTCGCACGCATCACCCGCGACACCCGTATGACGCTCATCGTCGACGAAACCATGGTGGACCTGTGGCTCGACGCCCCGCCGCCGCCGCCGGTCGCGTCGTTCGGGCGGGTCTCGGGGTCCGACATCGTCACGATCGGTTCGGCGTCCAAGTCGTTCTGGGGCGGACTGCGCATCGGATGGATCAGAGCGCATCCGTCGCTCGTCTCACAGCTCGCGGGCTCGCGGGCAGCGCACGACCTCGGCACCTCGATCATGGATCAGTTGGCGTCCTCGTTCCTGTTGCAGGACGCCGAACCCGCGCTCGAGCTCCGTCGATCGCACTTGCGCGAGCGTCGGGACGTACTCGAAGAGGCTCTGGCCGAACATCTTCCGGACTGGCGCTACCGCCGCTCCGAGGGCGGCATGTCGCTGTGGTTGCAGCTGCCTGCACCGGTGTCGAGTGCGCTCGCCGCCACCGCGCCTGCATTCGGCGCGATACTCGCGGCGGGCCCGCGATTCGGCGTCGAGGGTGCGTTCGAGCGCTACCTCAGGTTGCCGTACACCCGTGAGCCGCAGGAGCTTCGGGCCGCGGTGATGGCGACGGCTGCTGCTTATCGTGCCCTCGCTCCCAGCGCCGAATCGGAGCAGCCGGCCCTCGTGTTCTGA